A part of Oncorhynchus clarkii lewisi isolate Uvic-CL-2024 chromosome 17, UVic_Ocla_1.0, whole genome shotgun sequence genomic DNA contains:
- the LOC139370249 gene encoding peroxiredoxin-1-like gives MSSGNAKIGQPAPQFKATAVVDGQFKEIQLSDYMGKYVVFFFYPLDFTFVCPTEIVAFSDQAEAFRKIGCEVIGASTDSHFSHLAWINTTRKQGGLGPMNIPLVADLTQSISRDYGVLKEDQGIAYRGLFVIDDKGILRQITINDLPVGRSVDETLRLVQAFQHTDKYGEVCPAGWKPGSDTIVPDIQKSKEFFSKQ, from the exons ATGTCATCTGGAAACGCTAAGATAGGCCAGCCGGCCCCACAGTTCAAAGCCACCGCTGTGGTGGACGGACAGTTCAAAGAGATCCAGCTGTCTGACTACATGG GGAAGTACGTGGTGTTCTTCTTCTACCCACTGGACTTCACTTTCGTGTGCCCCACTGAGATCGTGGCCTTCAGCGACCAGGCCGAGGCGTTCCGCAAGATCGGCTGTGAGGTCATCGGCGCCTCCACAGACTCTCACTTTAGCCACCTGGCCTG GATCAACACCACCAGGAAGCAGGGTGGTTTGGGACCAATGAACATCCCCCTTGTGGCTGACCTCACCCAGTCTATCTCCAGAGACTACGGAGTGCTGAAGGAGGACCAGGGCATCGCTTACAG gggtcTGTTTGTGATTGACGACAAGGGCATCCTGAGGCAGATCACCATAAACGACCTGCCAGTGGGCCGCTCTGTGGACGAGACCCTTCGTCTGGTGCAGGCCTTCCAGCACACAGACAAATATGGAGAAG TGTGTCCCGCTGGCTGGAAGCCAGGCAGTGACACCATTGTCCCCGACATCCAGAAGAGCAAGGAGTTCTTCTCCAAACAGTGA